One window of the Eucalyptus grandis isolate ANBG69807.140 chromosome 6, ASM1654582v1, whole genome shotgun sequence genome contains the following:
- the LOC104451981 gene encoding agamous-like MADS-box protein AGL103 translates to MKKAGEFKTLCGVDTCVIINPIGISSDGLVKMETWPPDRKEVERIVRRYQSEATDRRARHATGLHEFFASRKKKIDAELAKAHRANWEAKYPVSEEIFKDLSDPQLRSLLSAVDDGLEQAKTRLATMKEKRRVEKAAPSDCTVPSDGVDLHASNAGFMQDGVVEAGLPFNFLYQPDSSVGSNHDYSSPLISLPPEDSTQFGPSREDYSWCSTVNEAQSMICDPRSNFYHQIVHRGQAQFFNDPTYP, encoded by the coding sequence ATGAAGAAGGCCGGGGAATTCAAAACCCTCTGCGGCGTCGACACTTGTGTTATCATCAATCCAATAGGGATTTCAAGTGACGGTCTTGTCAAGATGGAGACCTGGCCGCCAGACCGTAAGGAGGTAGAGCGCATAGTCCGCCGCTATCAAAGCGAGGCCACGGATCGCCGTGCCAGGCATGCCACCGGACTGCATGAGTTCTTCGCAAgccggaagaagaagattgacGCCGAGCTGGCCAAGGCCCACAGGGCCAATTGGGAGGCCAAGTATCCGGTCTCGGAGGAGATTTTCAAAGATCTCTCGGACCCTCAACTAAGGTCGCTCCTGAGTGCTGTGGACGATGGACTTGAACAGGCGAAGACGAGGCTTGCCAcgatgaaggagaagagaagggtCGAGAAGGCGGCGCCAAGTGACTGTACCGTACCCAGCGACGGAGTGGACCTCCATGCAAGCAATGCAGGCTTCATGCAAGACGGGGTGGTCGAAGCCGGACTGCCTTTCAACTTCCTGTATCAACCAGACAGTTCAGTTGGATCAAACCATGATTACTCGTCGCCATTGATTTCCTTACCGCCTGAGGATTCAACGCAGTTCGGACCCTCGAGAGAAGACTATTCCTGGTGCAGCACTGTCAATGAAGCTCAGAGCATGATATGTGACCCCCGCAGCAATTTTTATCATCAGATTGTTCATCGGGGTCAGGCTCAATTCTTCAATGACCCAACCTATCCCTAA